The Raoultibacter phocaeensis genome includes a window with the following:
- a CDS encoding tryptophan transporter, with protein MADQIKREIAAEAVSGKAPKAQKRSLATEEKKGFDISALILVAVLLAAGAVLKMTVGSFVNFFGMKPNFIIAMYCLAILLVRPNLGQAAIIGLIAGAVCQLLPGTPYINFISEFLGAVAMAALIRIPMKIGKANFSTIVSTFLATVVSGSAFTICLFLFIGADASSLVAYVPIVLFTALINCVIVQILYVPLAKILKKEAPQTALA; from the coding sequence ATGGCAGATCAGATCAAACGCGAAATCGCAGCGGAGGCCGTATCGGGCAAAGCTCCCAAAGCGCAGAAGCGCAGCCTCGCGACCGAGGAAAAGAAGGGCTTCGACATTTCGGCACTTATTTTGGTTGCAGTGCTTTTGGCGGCAGGGGCGGTGCTCAAGATGACCGTCGGCAGCTTCGTCAACTTCTTCGGCATGAAACCGAATTTCATCATCGCGATGTACTGCCTGGCTATCCTGCTCGTCCGTCCGAACCTCGGTCAAGCAGCCATTATCGGCCTCATCGCCGGTGCGGTATGCCAGCTTCTGCCCGGCACCCCCTACATCAACTTCATCTCGGAATTTCTCGGTGCGGTTGCCATGGCGGCGCTCATCCGCATACCCATGAAAATCGGGAAGGCGAACTTCTCTACCATCGTGAGCACGTTCTTGGCAACTGTCGTATCGGGCAGCGCGTTCACCATCTGCCTGTTCCTCTTCATCGGCGCCGATGCCTCGAGTTTGGTCGCCTACGTGCCGATCGTTCTGTTCACCGCGCTCATCAACTGCGTGATCGTACAGATCCTCTACGTGCCGCTTGCCAAGATCCTGAAAAAAGAGGCACCGCAGACGGCGCTGGCGTAA